The following proteins are encoded in a genomic region of Natronorubrum halophilum:
- a CDS encoding universal stress protein, producing the protein MVVVTAIDGENGSERVLREGWKLASQFDEPLHVILVYEESDHKYLINKSLNIDDEVSPEQAEELAATVIEQVSEGVTDEYEPVGRTGNPPEEIISHANDVDASYIVVGGRSRSPVGKALFGSVTQSVLLDADCPVVAVMAEQ; encoded by the coding sequence ATGGTCGTCGTAACAGCAATCGACGGAGAAAACGGGTCGGAACGCGTTCTCAGAGAAGGCTGGAAGCTGGCGTCGCAGTTCGACGAACCGCTTCACGTCATTCTCGTCTACGAGGAATCGGATCACAAGTACCTCATTAACAAGTCACTCAACATCGACGATGAGGTGTCGCCGGAGCAGGCGGAGGAACTCGCCGCCACGGTTATCGAGCAGGTTTCCGAGGGCGTGACCGACGAATACGAACCGGTCGGGCGCACCGGGAACCCGCCGGAGGAGATCATCTCCCACGCCAACGACGTCGATGCGAGCTACATCGTCGTCGGCGGTCGCTCTCGATCACCGGTCGGAAAGGCGCTGTTCGGAAGCGTCACCCAGTCGGTACTACTCGACGCCGACTGTCCCGTCGTCGCCGTCATGGCCGAACAATAA